A portion of the Hoplias malabaricus isolate fHopMal1 chromosome 1, fHopMal1.hap1, whole genome shotgun sequence genome contains these proteins:
- the LOC136690985 gene encoding alpha-2-macroglobulin-like isoform X2 yields MAVTGDEEIMQTFKVKKYVLPRFEVTLKAPQQQSVGEQKLKIEVCGKYSYGQPVTGKALVEVCQKFNSHYPGTTLISPCLVDAVEMKENGCATAIFNFSHFMNFDMGQNVNNFLDTTATVTEEGTDISMKTSATTEISYEIGRAEFVDVPKTFERHIVIEGKIKVTSFSGAPVPNKEVYLLEGDRWSAKLLRNLTTDDNGLVNFTVNAPKDPKTQISLLASVYPNYQHHRTTPFFRISDTSISLLQPATPYSPVYSELLIENLEEPLRCGAAISINIKYYIVGETAENYSTDIIYMVSLQFSAIEAVPGEENTLQVSALPGSLCALSAVDQSVFIMEPEERLNANKIFNLLPVKAVSTYTSDIEDIPKCTFDLPRDHTYTTVENAGIKMVTNLALRDPRCFIYEHYYDMFDMYSEYGESEPIETVRKFFPETWIWQLAEVGDSGSAQVPVTVPDTITTWETEAFCLSSKGLGVAPPSQLLAFQPFFLELSLPYSIIRGEVFELKATVFNYLSKCIMVKVTPAPSSDYTLEASSDDQYSSCLCANGRKTFKWTLIPSVLGELKVTVSAEAEQSQAVCDNEIVSVPDRGRIDTVIRTLLVKAEGTEKAKSQSLLLCPQGNSVSETLELVLPVDVIEGSARASVSVLGDILGRALKNIDGLLRMPYGCGEQNIAILAPNIYILQYLENTEQLTAAIRERATVFLKNVLNTGYQRQLNYKHFNGAYSTFGRGEDNTWLTTFVLKTFGKAQRYTFIDPENINSAKQWLINQQRSGGCYIRQGTLFNNRMKGGVNDDVTMTAYITVSLLELGHTSEDAVVSKGLSCVKSSIGRLTNPYTTALLAYTFSLAGDNKSRGELLQKLDSIAITGDGNLHWTQSVTEDSESLAVEISSYVLLAVLTTGEASAADLGYANRIVHWLVRQQNPYGGFASTQDTVVALQALALYATKVYSSDGSSTVTVQSDKESHIFEVDQSNKLLYQEKPLQDIPGKYSISVTGSTCASAQMALFYNIPTPTVPSTLSIKAKTGGDCTKSFGHVVAISFTVEYTGALHSTNMVIVDIKILSGFTADPSELNTKPLVERVDFQDDHLMMYMKKVPKDVPMNYQLHIKQVLPVKNLKPAVIRVYDYYQTSDQSETEYSFPCV; encoded by the exons ATGGCTGTCACTGGTGATGAAGAAATAATGCAGACATTTAAAGTGAAGAAGTATG TTTTGCCCAGGTTTGAGGTTACTCTGAAAGCACCACAACAACAGAGTGTGGGAGAACAGAAGCTGAAGATAGAGGTTTGTGGAAA gtacagttatGGACAGCCAGTAACTGGTAAAGCACTGGTGGAAGTGTGCCAGAAATTTAATAGTCATTATCCGGGCACCACCCTGATTTCACCATGCCTGGTTGATGCTGTAGAG ATGAAGGAGAATGGGTGCGCCACTGCTATATTCAACTTTTCTCATTTCATGAATTTTGATATGGGACAAAATGTTAACAATTTTCTTGACACTACAGCTACAGTGACAGAGGAAGGGACAG ACATTTCCATGAAAACATCTGCAACTACAGAGATCTCCTATGAAATCGGTAGAGCAGAGTTTGTTGATGTTCCAAAAACTTTTGAAAGGCACATAGTTATAGAAGGAAAg ATTAAAGTTACAAGTTTCAGTGGAGCACCAGTTCCAAACAAGGAGGTGTATCTTTTGGAAGGTGACCGGTGGTCTGCAAAGCTGCTTCGTAATCTTACTACAGATGATAATGGTTTGGTCAATTTCACAGTTAATGCACCAAAAGACCCTAAAACACAGATTTCACTGCTG GCAAGTGTCTATCCAAACTACCAACATCACAGGACCACACCTTTCTTTAGGATCAGTGACACAAGTATATCTCTTCTCCAACCTGCTACACCTTACAGTCCAGTGTACAGTGAATTATTAATAGAGAACTTGGAGGAACCACTAAGGTGTGGTGCTGCAATTTCCATAAACATTAAGTACTATATTGTTGGAGAAACAGCTGAGAATTACAGCACAGATATTATTTACATG GTTTCGCTTCAGTTCTCTGCTATTGAAGCAGTTCCTGGTGAAGAGAATACTCTCCAAGTTTCTGCCTTGCCTGGTTCACTGTGTGCCCTCAGTGCTGTGGATCAGAGTGTGTTTATTATGGAGCCAGAAGAACGCTTGAATGCAAACAAG ATATTTAATTTGTTGCCAGTAAAAGCAGTATCAACATATACCTCTGACATTGAAGATATACCGAAGTGTACTTTTGATTTACCCAGAGATCATACATACACTACTGTAGAG AATGCTGGGATCAAGATGGTGACTAACCTGGCTTTAAGAGATCCTCGGTGTTTTATCTATGAACATTATTATG ACATGTTTGATATGTACAGTGAGTATGGGGAGTCTGAACCCATCGAAACGGTTCGTAAATTTTTCCCAGAAACTTGGATATGGCAGCTTGCTGAAGTTGG GGATTCTGGATCAGCACAGGTTCCTGTCACTGTTCCAGACACTATCACCACTTGGGAGACGGAGGCTTTCTGTCTGTCCTCTAAAGGTCTAGGAGTGGCCCCTCCTTCTCAGCTTCTTGCTTTCCAGCCCTTCTTCCTGGAGCTCTCACTGCCCTACTCCATCATCCGGGGAGAGGTGTTTGAACTGAAGGCCACTGTCTTCAACTATCTCTCCAAGTGCATTATG GTTAAAGTGACTCCAGCTCCTTCCTCAGACTACACCCTGGAAGCCTCCTCTGATGACCAGTATTCATCCTGTCTGTGTGCAAATGGCAGAAAAACTTTCAAATGGACTCTTATTCCCTCTGTGCTCG GGGAGTTGAAAGTGACGGTCAGTGCTGAGGCAGAACAGTCACAAGCAGTGTGTGATAATGAGATTGTGAGTGTGCCTGACCGAGGCCGCATTGACACGGTCATACGGACCCTGCTTGTAAAG GCTGAAGGAACTGAAAAAGCCAAGAGCCAGAGTTTGTTGCTGTGTCCACAGG GGAACAGTGTTTCAGAAACGCTGGAGCTGGTTCTTCCTGTAGATGTGATAGAGGGATCAGCACGTGCTTCTGTTTCAGTGCTGG GAGACATACTGGGGCGTGCACTGAAGAATATTGATGGATTGCTGAGAATGCCGTATGGCTGTGGAGAACAAAATATTGCTATTCTTGCCCCCAATATCTACATTCTTCAGTACCTAGAGAACACTGAGCAGCTCACTGCAGCCATTCGTGAGAGAGCTACTGTCTTCCTGAAAAATG tTTTAAACACAGGATATCAGAGACAACTGAACTACAAGCATTTTAATGGTGCATACAGCACATTTGGCAGAGGAGAAGATAATACATG GCTAACCACATTTGTATTGAAGACATTTGGCAAAGCACAGCGttacacctttattgatccagAAAATATTAACAGTGCAAAACAATGGCTGATAAACCAGCAGAGATCAGGTGGTTGTTATATCAGACAGGGAACACTGTTCAACAACAGAATGAAG GGTGGTGTAAACGATGACGTGACCATGACTGCTTACATCACTGTTTCATTACTTGAATTGGGCCATACTTCTGAG gaTGCTGTTGTGAGTAAAGGGTTGTCGTGTGTAAAGTCTTCTATTGGTAGACTAACAAACCCCTACACCACTGCCCTGTTGGCCTACACTTTCAGTCTGGCTGGAGACAATAAATCTCGAGGGGAACTGCTACAGAAACTGGATAGTATTGCCATTACAGGAG ATGGCAATCTTCACTGGACTCAGTCTGTGACAGAAGACTCTGAATCTTTGGCAGTGGAGATCAGTTCCTATGTTCTGCTAGCTGTTCTCACTACAGGTGAAGCTAGTGCTGCTGATTTGGGCTATGCTAACAGGATTGTTCATTGGCTAGTGAGACAGCAGAATCCCTATGGAGGCTTCGCCTCTACCCAG GACACAGTGGTGGCCCTCCAGGCTCTGGCTCTGTACGCCACCAAAGTGTACAGCTCTGATGGCTCCAGCACAGTCACCGTGCAGTCAGATAAAGAGAGTCACATCTTTGAAGTCGACCAGAGCAACAAGCTACTGTACCAGGAGAAACCACTGCAGGATATTCCTGGCAAATACAGCATTTCAGTGACAGGCTCCACCTGTGCATCTGcgcag ATGGCCCTTTTCTACAATATCCCTACACCTACTGTACCCAGCACATTGAGCATCAAGGCTAAGACTGGTGGAGATTGCACAAAATCATTTGGACATGTTGTAGCCATCAGCTTCACAGTCGA ATATACCGGGGCACTACATAGCACTAACATGGTGATAGTGGATATAAAAATCTTATCAGGATTCACTGCAGATCCCTCTGAA ctgAATACGAAACCACTTGTGGAACGGGTTGATTTCCAAGATGACCATCTTATGATGTATATGAAAAAG GTCCCAAAGGATGTTCCTATGAATTATCAGCTACATATTAAACAGGTGCTTCCAGTCAAGAACCTTAAGCCAGCTGTCATCAGAGTTTATGATTACTACCAAACAA gtGACCAGTCTGAGACTGAGTACTCCTTCCCCTGTGTGTAA
- the LOC136690985 gene encoding alpha-2-macroglobulin-like isoform X3 — protein MRYSYGQPVTGKALVEVCQKFNSHYPGTTLISPCLVDAVEMKENGCATAIFNFSHFMNFDMGQNVNNFLDTTATVTEEGTDISMKTSATTEISYEIGRAEFVDVPKTFERHIVIEGKIKVTSFSGAPVPNKEVYLLEGDRWSAKLLRNLTTDDNGLVNFTVNAPKDPKTQISLLASVYPNYQHHRTTPFFRISDTSISLLQPATPYSPVYSELLIENLEEPLRCGAAISINIKYYIVGETAENYSTDIIYMVSLQFSAIEAVPGEENTLQVSALPGSLCALSAVDQSVFIMEPEERLNANKIFNLLPVKAVSTYTSDIEDIPKCTFDLPRDHTYTTVENAGIKMVTNLALRDPRCFIYEHYYDMFDMYSEYGESEPIETVRKFFPETWIWQLAEVGDSGSAQVPVTVPDTITTWETEAFCLSSKGLGVAPPSQLLAFQPFFLELSLPYSIIRGEVFELKATVFNYLSKCIMVKVTPAPSSDYTLEASSDDQYSSCLCANGRKTFKWTLIPSVLGELKVTVSAEAEQSQAVCDNEIVSVPDRGRIDTVIRTLLVKAEGTEKAKSQSLLLCPQGNSVSETLELVLPVDVIEGSARASVSVLGDILGRALKNIDGLLRMPYGCGEQNIAILAPNIYILQYLENTEQLTAAIRERATVFLKNVLNTGYQRQLNYKHFNGAYSTFGRGEDNTWLTTFVLKTFGKAQRYTFIDPENINSAKQWLINQQRSGGCYIRQGTLFNNRMKGGVNDDVTMTAYITVSLLELGHTSEDAVVSKGLSCVKSSIGRLTNPYTTALLAYTFSLAGDNKSRGELLQKLDSIAITGDGNLHWTQSVTEDSESLAVEISSYVLLAVLTTGEASAADLGYANRIVHWLVRQQNPYGGFASTQDTVVALQALALYATKVYSSDGSSTVTVQSDKESHIFEVDQSNKLLYQEKPLQDIPGKYSISVTGSTCASAQMALFYNIPTPTVPSTLSIKAKTGGDCTKSFGHVVAISFTVEYTGALHSTNMVIVDIKILSGFTADPSELNTKPLVERVDFQDDHLMMYMKKVPKDVPMNYQLHIKQVLPVKNLKPAVIRVYDYYQTSDQSETEYSFPCV, from the exons atgag gtacagttatGGACAGCCAGTAACTGGTAAAGCACTGGTGGAAGTGTGCCAGAAATTTAATAGTCATTATCCGGGCACCACCCTGATTTCACCATGCCTGGTTGATGCTGTAGAG ATGAAGGAGAATGGGTGCGCCACTGCTATATTCAACTTTTCTCATTTCATGAATTTTGATATGGGACAAAATGTTAACAATTTTCTTGACACTACAGCTACAGTGACAGAGGAAGGGACAG ACATTTCCATGAAAACATCTGCAACTACAGAGATCTCCTATGAAATCGGTAGAGCAGAGTTTGTTGATGTTCCAAAAACTTTTGAAAGGCACATAGTTATAGAAGGAAAg ATTAAAGTTACAAGTTTCAGTGGAGCACCAGTTCCAAACAAGGAGGTGTATCTTTTGGAAGGTGACCGGTGGTCTGCAAAGCTGCTTCGTAATCTTACTACAGATGATAATGGTTTGGTCAATTTCACAGTTAATGCACCAAAAGACCCTAAAACACAGATTTCACTGCTG GCAAGTGTCTATCCAAACTACCAACATCACAGGACCACACCTTTCTTTAGGATCAGTGACACAAGTATATCTCTTCTCCAACCTGCTACACCTTACAGTCCAGTGTACAGTGAATTATTAATAGAGAACTTGGAGGAACCACTAAGGTGTGGTGCTGCAATTTCCATAAACATTAAGTACTATATTGTTGGAGAAACAGCTGAGAATTACAGCACAGATATTATTTACATG GTTTCGCTTCAGTTCTCTGCTATTGAAGCAGTTCCTGGTGAAGAGAATACTCTCCAAGTTTCTGCCTTGCCTGGTTCACTGTGTGCCCTCAGTGCTGTGGATCAGAGTGTGTTTATTATGGAGCCAGAAGAACGCTTGAATGCAAACAAG ATATTTAATTTGTTGCCAGTAAAAGCAGTATCAACATATACCTCTGACATTGAAGATATACCGAAGTGTACTTTTGATTTACCCAGAGATCATACATACACTACTGTAGAG AATGCTGGGATCAAGATGGTGACTAACCTGGCTTTAAGAGATCCTCGGTGTTTTATCTATGAACATTATTATG ACATGTTTGATATGTACAGTGAGTATGGGGAGTCTGAACCCATCGAAACGGTTCGTAAATTTTTCCCAGAAACTTGGATATGGCAGCTTGCTGAAGTTGG GGATTCTGGATCAGCACAGGTTCCTGTCACTGTTCCAGACACTATCACCACTTGGGAGACGGAGGCTTTCTGTCTGTCCTCTAAAGGTCTAGGAGTGGCCCCTCCTTCTCAGCTTCTTGCTTTCCAGCCCTTCTTCCTGGAGCTCTCACTGCCCTACTCCATCATCCGGGGAGAGGTGTTTGAACTGAAGGCCACTGTCTTCAACTATCTCTCCAAGTGCATTATG GTTAAAGTGACTCCAGCTCCTTCCTCAGACTACACCCTGGAAGCCTCCTCTGATGACCAGTATTCATCCTGTCTGTGTGCAAATGGCAGAAAAACTTTCAAATGGACTCTTATTCCCTCTGTGCTCG GGGAGTTGAAAGTGACGGTCAGTGCTGAGGCAGAACAGTCACAAGCAGTGTGTGATAATGAGATTGTGAGTGTGCCTGACCGAGGCCGCATTGACACGGTCATACGGACCCTGCTTGTAAAG GCTGAAGGAACTGAAAAAGCCAAGAGCCAGAGTTTGTTGCTGTGTCCACAGG GGAACAGTGTTTCAGAAACGCTGGAGCTGGTTCTTCCTGTAGATGTGATAGAGGGATCAGCACGTGCTTCTGTTTCAGTGCTGG GAGACATACTGGGGCGTGCACTGAAGAATATTGATGGATTGCTGAGAATGCCGTATGGCTGTGGAGAACAAAATATTGCTATTCTTGCCCCCAATATCTACATTCTTCAGTACCTAGAGAACACTGAGCAGCTCACTGCAGCCATTCGTGAGAGAGCTACTGTCTTCCTGAAAAATG tTTTAAACACAGGATATCAGAGACAACTGAACTACAAGCATTTTAATGGTGCATACAGCACATTTGGCAGAGGAGAAGATAATACATG GCTAACCACATTTGTATTGAAGACATTTGGCAAAGCACAGCGttacacctttattgatccagAAAATATTAACAGTGCAAAACAATGGCTGATAAACCAGCAGAGATCAGGTGGTTGTTATATCAGACAGGGAACACTGTTCAACAACAGAATGAAG GGTGGTGTAAACGATGACGTGACCATGACTGCTTACATCACTGTTTCATTACTTGAATTGGGCCATACTTCTGAG gaTGCTGTTGTGAGTAAAGGGTTGTCGTGTGTAAAGTCTTCTATTGGTAGACTAACAAACCCCTACACCACTGCCCTGTTGGCCTACACTTTCAGTCTGGCTGGAGACAATAAATCTCGAGGGGAACTGCTACAGAAACTGGATAGTATTGCCATTACAGGAG ATGGCAATCTTCACTGGACTCAGTCTGTGACAGAAGACTCTGAATCTTTGGCAGTGGAGATCAGTTCCTATGTTCTGCTAGCTGTTCTCACTACAGGTGAAGCTAGTGCTGCTGATTTGGGCTATGCTAACAGGATTGTTCATTGGCTAGTGAGACAGCAGAATCCCTATGGAGGCTTCGCCTCTACCCAG GACACAGTGGTGGCCCTCCAGGCTCTGGCTCTGTACGCCACCAAAGTGTACAGCTCTGATGGCTCCAGCACAGTCACCGTGCAGTCAGATAAAGAGAGTCACATCTTTGAAGTCGACCAGAGCAACAAGCTACTGTACCAGGAGAAACCACTGCAGGATATTCCTGGCAAATACAGCATTTCAGTGACAGGCTCCACCTGTGCATCTGcgcag ATGGCCCTTTTCTACAATATCCCTACACCTACTGTACCCAGCACATTGAGCATCAAGGCTAAGACTGGTGGAGATTGCACAAAATCATTTGGACATGTTGTAGCCATCAGCTTCACAGTCGA ATATACCGGGGCACTACATAGCACTAACATGGTGATAGTGGATATAAAAATCTTATCAGGATTCACTGCAGATCCCTCTGAA ctgAATACGAAACCACTTGTGGAACGGGTTGATTTCCAAGATGACCATCTTATGATGTATATGAAAAAG GTCCCAAAGGATGTTCCTATGAATTATCAGCTACATATTAAACAGGTGCTTCCAGTCAAGAACCTTAAGCCAGCTGTCATCAGAGTTTATGATTACTACCAAACAA gtGACCAGTCTGAGACTGAGTACTCCTTCCCCTGTGTGTAA